A DNA window from Aythya fuligula isolate bAytFul2 chromosome 4, bAytFul2.pri, whole genome shotgun sequence contains the following coding sequences:
- the FABP2 gene encoding fatty acid-binding protein, intestinal — translation MAFNGAWKVDRNENYEKFMETMGVNVMKRKLGAHDNLKITIQQDGNKFIVKESSNFRTIDIEFTLGVSFEYSLADGTELTGSWNLEGDKLVGTFTRKDNGKPLKAYREIVGDELVQTYVYEGVEAKRFFKKC, via the exons ATGGCGTTTAATGGTGCTTGGAAAgtagacagaaatgaaaactatgAAAAATTCATGGAGACCATGG GTGTTAACGTCATGAAAAGGAAGTTAGGAGCCCATGATAATCTGAAGATCACTATTCAACAAGATGGAAACAAATTTATTGTCAAAGAATCAAGCAACTTCCGTACCATCGATATTGAATTCACTCTGGGAGTCAGCTTTGAATACAGTCTGGCTGATGGGACTGAACTTACT GGTTCTTGGAACCTGGAAGGAGATAAACTTGTAGGAACATTTACAAGAAAAGATAATGGAAAGCCACTCAAAGCATACAGAGAAATCGTCGGCGATGAACTCGTTCAG ACCTACGTGTATGAAGGAGTTGAAGCCAAGAGATTCTTCAAAAAGTGCTAA